One Mya arenaria isolate MELC-2E11 chromosome 5, ASM2691426v1 genomic window carries:
- the LOC128233899 gene encoding uncharacterized protein LOC128233899 codes for MQELKLGVLTLVYLVVLCLIQLGAADQNGQSSTVLKENTKIALRKVCEQLCFEESANCPNECQMAIFQPLVSSDDIPSYDKRASRGIDGLTFDDYLFLRWLGRDMSRRRRVYK; via the exons atgCAAGAACTAAAGCTTGGTGTCCTGACTTTGGTGTACCTTGTTGTATTATGTCTGATTCAATTAGGTGCCGCGGACCAGAACGGGCAATCTTcaactgttttaaaagaaaacacaaagaTCGCCTTACGAAAAGTGTGTGAGCAGTTGTGTTTTGAAGA ATCAGCGAATTGTCCGAACGAATGTCAAATGGCGATATTTCAACCCCTGGTTAGCAGCGATGATATCCCGTCATACGACAAGAGAGCGTCACGGGGAATAGACGGCCTTAC atttgaTGACTATTTGTTCTTGAGATGGCTTGGTCGAGATATGAGCCGAAGGAGGAGAGTATACAAGTAA